A genomic segment from Desulfurispirillum indicum S5 encodes:
- a CDS encoding methyl-accepting chemotaxis protein, which yields MKVVPVVMGVLAFTGSAWGVPEDLVTQANIDMLWILIATALVFIMQAGFTLLETGMVRASPEDEEVGLNVSEHGARMSWVDTISTVTSIAGSGDLTQRVEVERGTEIGDVASAFNRFLADLDAKARTLEQASEGNLEQEALSRGPRDVLGNAVDRLLSSLRDVTGKVRQSTDIISTSARELDGSSQELFNSNESLVKLMEHISAKLHNAEQEAQQMKDITLRGAAQVRDTIERMGTITQSLDRLTHLMAKLEDSSNRIGNFIRSIHEVADQTNLLALNAAIEAARAGENGRSFSVVADEVRKLAEMTMMTAKEIDTLSSEMRLRCADAIEQATQSREHTVVISQEARETTATIGSMEQEILSMAGMTQEIMHTIQTHEQTWDSTRNANEKVAQVALRLLNEAGELVDLVSFFDGKTASRGLVSVKP from the coding sequence GTGAAAGTCGTACCAGTTGTCATGGGTGTGCTTGCGTTTACGGGGAGTGCGTGGGGAGTGCCGGAAGATCTGGTGACCCAGGCGAATATAGATATGCTGTGGATCCTGATTGCCACAGCGCTGGTGTTTATCATGCAGGCAGGGTTCACTTTGCTGGAAACGGGCATGGTGCGGGCCTCCCCTGAAGATGAAGAGGTGGGCCTGAACGTCAGTGAGCATGGCGCGCGCATGAGCTGGGTGGATACCATTTCCACCGTCACCAGCATTGCCGGCAGCGGTGATCTGACCCAGCGGGTGGAAGTTGAACGGGGAACCGAGATAGGCGATGTGGCCAGCGCCTTTAACCGCTTTCTGGCGGACCTGGACGCCAAGGCGAGAACCCTGGAGCAGGCCAGCGAGGGTAACCTGGAGCAGGAAGCGCTGTCCCGCGGCCCCCGTGATGTGCTGGGCAATGCCGTGGATCGGCTGTTGAGCAGCCTGCGGGATGTAACTGGCAAAGTGCGCCAGTCCACCGATATCATCAGCACCAGTGCCCGTGAGCTGGATGGCTCCAGTCAGGAACTCTTCAACAGTAACGAGAGCCTGGTGAAGCTGATGGAGCATATCAGCGCAAAGCTGCACAATGCGGAGCAGGAAGCTCAGCAGATGAAAGACATTACCCTGCGCGGAGCCGCCCAGGTACGCGATACCATTGAGCGCATGGGTACCATTACCCAGTCACTGGACCGTCTGACCCATCTGATGGCAAAGCTTGAAGACAGTTCCAACCGGATCGGCAACTTTATCCGCTCCATTCACGAAGTTGCCGACCAGACCAACCTGCTGGCTCTCAACGCCGCCATTGAAGCGGCACGGGCCGGAGAAAACGGCAGAAGCTTCTCGGTGGTGGCAGACGAAGTGCGCAAACTGGCCGAAATGACCATGATGACCGCCAAGGAGATCGACACTCTCTCCAGCGAAATGCGCCTGCGCTGCGCCGACGCCATTGAGCAGGCTACCCAGAGCCGCGAACACACTGTGGTCATCTCCCAGGAAGCCCGGGAGACCACCGCCACTATTGGCTCCATGGAGCAGGAAATCCTCAGCATGGCCGGCATGACCCAGGAGATCATGCACACCATCCAGACCCATGAGCAGACCTGGGACAGTACCCGCAATGCCAATGAAAAAGTGGCCCAGGTGGCTCTGCGGCTCTTGAATGAAGCTGGGGAACTGGTCGATCTGGTCAGCTTTTTTGACGGAAAAACCGCTTCTCGCGGACTGGTCTCGGTGAAGCCATAG